One stretch of Diabrotica undecimpunctata isolate CICGRU chromosome 5, icDiaUnde3, whole genome shotgun sequence DNA includes these proteins:
- the LOC140442419 gene encoding calcium release-activated calcium channel protein 1-like, with protein sequence KLQLSRAKLKASSKTSALLSGFAMVAMVELQIQKPLKNISEGVLIFFAIITTLLILVHMLALMISTCILPNIEAICYLDSIDSVEESPHERLHWYIETAWAFSTLLGLLLFLVEIAILCWIRFINFNGIAATMATYILVPIFFVFLGFAIHLYRSLVTHKYKTTLTDIKKLEIL encoded by the coding sequence AAACTGCAGCTATCCAGAGCCAAGCTAAAAGCCTCGAGCAAGACATCAGCCCTCCTCTCCGGGTTTGCCATGGTAGCAATGGTGGAACTTCAAATCCAGAAACCGTTGAAAAATATATCTGAAGGAGTTCTGATTTTTTTTGCCATAATTACTACGTTGCTAATTTTAGTGCACATGCTGGCACTTATGATAAGTACCTGTATATTGCCGAATATCGAAGCCATTTGTTATTTAGACTCGATAGATTCAGTCGAAGAATCGCCTCACGAGAGACTTCACTGGTACATAGAAACCGCCTGGGCATTTTCGACGCTTTTAGGTCTGCTTTTATTCTTGGTAGAAATAGCCATTTTGTGCTGGATTAGATTCATAAATTTTAACGGTATTGCTGCAACGATGGCTACTTATATACTCGTTCCTATATTTTTTGTATTCCTAGGTTTCGCTATTCATTTATACAGATCGTTAGTAACTCATAAGTACAAAACAACATTAACTGACATTAAGAAATTGGAAATTCTTTAA
- the LOC140441661 gene encoding C-type lectin mosGCTL-7-like isoform X1, giving the protein MCNKISVVLLLCLIIWKENIVEASTECLTNNKLAVQSHPSLKLLTFGNSVYYIGHTFRGNWYAATLHCKSFNMDLVSIESKEENDFLFQSMKSVLGKSERWTRLWTSGTSLPYNKWVWMATGNPVVYTNWYPGEPNNQTHQEVCIEVKYSDTEKSLVWNDVRSSADRLALCEAKIDKPRL; this is encoded by the exons atgtgtaATAAAATTTCAGTAGTGTTGCTTTTGTGCCTAATAATATGGAAGGAAAACATCGTCGAAGCCAGTACCGAGTGTTTAACAA ATAATAAATTGGCAGTTCAATCGCACCCATCACTTAAATTATTAACCTTTGGCAACAGTGTGTACTATATTGGACATACTTTTCGG GGTAACTGGTATGCAGCTACGCTACATTGCAAATCTTTTAACATGGACCTAGTCAGTATTGaatcaaaagaagaaaatgaCTTTCTTTTCCAAAGCATGAAGTCAGTTT TGGGTAAATCCGAACGTTGGACTAGATTGTGGACTTCAGGAACTAGTTTGCCGTACAATAAATGGGTATGGATGGCTACAGGTAATCCAGTTGTTTATACCAACTGGTATCCCGGTGAACCGAACAATCAAACACATCAGGAAGTATGTATAGAAGTGAAATATAGCGATACCGAAAAGAGTCTGGTCTGGAACGATGTCCGATCGAGTGCAGACAGACTTGCACTTTGTGAAGCAAAAATTGATAAACCGCGTTTGTAA